Genomic DNA from Pongo pygmaeus isolate AG05252 chromosome 16, NHGRI_mPonPyg2-v2.0_pri, whole genome shotgun sequence:
GGCGCTCGGCTGTTCAGCAGCCTCCTGCTCTTCGCCCTGCTCGCTGCCGCCGTCGCCCCGCTCAGCTGGGATCTCCCGGAGCCCCGCAGCCGAGCCGGCAAGATACGAGTGCACCCGCGAGGCAACCTCTGGGCCACCGGTAAGTCTTCGGGGACGGAGCAAGCAAGCGCCCCTCATCCAGTTCAGACCCCATTTCCTTCTCAACCCTCTGGCCGCTCCTCAGCCACGGACACTAGTGTCGGTGCCGGTGGAAAACCCTGGAGCTCATCTAATTTAATAGATATGAACTTGAGACCCGGACAGCTCAGTGACTTGGCTAAGGTCGCGCAGCCAGTTTAAGACACGGCTTGGCTAGATCCTAAATCCCACTGCCAGCCGGTGCCCCTTACCTTAGGCGAGACTTAACCGAATCTTCTAACCACTGGTGTGTTTTTGCTGCACCTCCACTTTCCAGGCACCTCTTCACTCTCCACTTCCTACCCTGCCCTTTGTCCAAGCAGGCCACACAACTAGCAGAGTTTCTCCCTGGCCCTGGACCATCCCACCCTCCTTCCAGCTGTGCCATCCTCTCTACCTGTTCAGGAAAAGCTGAGGCAGCAGGCTTTGCCACCACCCAGACACCTTTGTGGCTCCTTGGTGAGGTGGAAGGACCAAGAGGAGGAAGGTTAAGTATCTTCCTGCCACAAGAACGgaaacctggtctctacccactagatCCCCTGAGGTAGGATCCTGGCTGCTTGACT
This window encodes:
- the NMB gene encoding neuromedin-B isoform X3, encoding MARRAGGARLFSSLLLFALLAAAVAPLSWDLPEPRSRAGKIRVHPRGNLWATGKAEAAGFATTQTPLWLLGEVEGPRGGRLSIFLPQERKPGLYPLDPLR